A single genomic interval of Camelina sativa cultivar DH55 chromosome 11, Cs, whole genome shotgun sequence harbors:
- the LOC104726805 gene encoding AT-hook motif nuclear-localized protein 6-like — MEEKGGISPSGVVTVKGDEALVSRTEFQQQNPSFLQFVSPTTVVSPQPPPDPVPATMTPGSAAASTGSDPTKKKRGRPRKYAPDGSLNPRFSRPTLSPTPISSSIPLSGDYHHSNWKQGRAQQQHQPVEFVKKSQYVTPVVAPTPPGLSFYVGANFMTHQFTVNAGEDITMKIMPYSQQGSRAICILSATGSISNVTLRQPTSSGGTLTYEGRFEILSLSGSFMPTENGGTKGRSGGMSISLAGPNGKIVGGGLAGMLIAAGPVQVVMGSFIVMHQEQQNQNKKPRIIEAYAAPQPQQTQQQQPPTFTITTVNSTPPVMATVEEPKQQPYGSGGIVRPMAQMPSSFHNDNSAMNNFTTPYHGYGNMNTGPNKEEDEDEVDGGDDDSGDTRSQSHSG, encoded by the exons atggaagagaaaGGTGGAATAAGTCCAAGTGGGGTCGTCACAGTTAAGGGAGATGAAGCTTTGGTTTCAAGAACAGAGTTCCAACAACAAAACCCTAGCTTTCTCCAATTCGTGAGTCCCACGACGGTGGTATCTCCTCAACCACCTCCGGATCCTGTTCCAGCCACCATGACTCCTGGCTCAGCAGCGGCGTCGACCGGATCAGAtccgacgaagaagaagagaggaagaccGAGGAAGTACGCACCAGATGGAAGTCTGAACCCTAGGTTTTCAAGACCAACTCTGTCTCCAACTCCAATCTCATCTTCGATTCCATTGTCTGGAGATTATCATCACTCTAACTGGAAACAAGGCAGAGCTCAGCAGCAGCATCAGCCTGTTGAGTTCGTCAAGAAATCTCAGTATGTAACCCCAG TAGTAGCTCCTACTCCTCCTGGGCTCTCATTCTATGTGGGTGCAAATTTTATGACCCATCAGTTTACTGTCAATGCCGGTGAG GATATAACAATGAAGATAATGCCGTATTCGCAACAAGGATCTCGAGCTATCTGCATTCTCTCTGCAACTGGTTCCATCTCTAATGTCACTCTTCGTCAGCCTACTTCTTCAGGTGGCACTCTCACATATGAG GGTCGATTTGAAATACTTTCGCTGTCGGGTTCCTTTATGCCTACTGAAAACGGAGGAACAAAAGGTAGGTCCGGTGGGATGAGCATTTCTTTAGCCGGACCAAATGGCAAAATCGTAGGCGGTGGCCTCGCTGGTATGCTTATAGCAGCCGGTCCTGTTCAG GTGGTAATGGGAAGTTTCATTGTGAtgcatcaagaacaacaaaatcagaataaGAAACCTCGAATTATAGAGGCTTATGCTgcaccacaaccacaacaaacGCAACAGCAACAACCTCCTACTTTTACCATAACTACCGTGAATTCAACTCCTCCAGTGATGGCCACAGTAGAGGAGCCGAAACAACAACCCTACGGTAGTGGTGGTATAGTGAGACCAATGGCTCAAATGCCTTCTTCTTTCCACAACGACAATTCAGCTATGAACAATTTCACAACGCCTTATCATGGTTACGGTAATATGAACACGGGAcctaacaaagaagaagatgaggatgaagttgatggtggtgatgatgattcagGCGATACTAGGAGCCAATCTCATAGTGGTTGA